The uncultured Desulfuromusa sp. genome has a segment encoding these proteins:
- a CDS encoding FRG domain-containing protein, with protein sequence MQEVTVTSWSHLQDELFEDAWNSDLGRFRSRYAFRGLSDRNYRLETTLIRLGGDYAPLERHLLRNFKKYARRNVVEQDSIWHWLSVAQHYGLPTRLLDWTYSPYVALHFATANITHFDQDGAIWAVNYLKAHQLLPRRLRKKLEEEGANVFTVEMLSETVSSLQEFIRLSSGDFALFFEPPSIDDRITNQFGFFSVMPDSTSALNRWLVRHPHLWRRIIIPGSLKWEIRDKLDQANITERVLFPGLDGLSSWLKRQYSPKSERPELGLVEKIEKSA encoded by the coding sequence ATGCAGGAAGTCACCGTGACCAGTTGGAGTCATTTACAGGATGAGCTGTTTGAAGATGCATGGAACAGTGACCTGGGGCGGTTCCGTTCCCGCTACGCTTTTCGTGGCCTTTCCGACAGGAATTACCGGCTTGAAACGACATTGATCCGGTTGGGAGGTGATTACGCCCCTCTGGAGCGGCATTTGCTGCGCAACTTTAAAAAATATGCCCGCCGCAATGTTGTTGAGCAGGACTCCATCTGGCATTGGTTGTCGGTTGCCCAACATTACGGCTTACCGACGCGGTTACTCGATTGGACTTATTCTCCGTATGTGGCACTCCATTTTGCCACCGCAAATATCACCCACTTTGATCAGGATGGAGCTATCTGGGCGGTCAACTATCTCAAAGCCCATCAATTGTTGCCGCGGCGGTTGCGCAAAAAACTTGAGGAAGAAGGAGCCAATGTTTTTACCGTAGAGATGCTGTCTGAAACTGTTTCCAGTTTGCAGGAGTTTATTCGGCTCAGTAGTGGTGATTTTGCGCTGTTTTTTGAACCCCCTTCGATCGATGATCGAATTACCAACCAGTTCGGGTTCTTCTCGGTGATGCCGGATTCAACCAGTGCTCTGAATCGCTGGCTTGTCAGGCATCCTCATCTTTGGCGGAGAATCATCATCCCAGGCTCTCTGAAATGGGAAATTCGCGATAAGCTTGATCAGGCCAATATCACCGAACGGGTTTTATTTCCCGGACTCGACGGGCTCAGTTCGTGGTTGAAGCGTCAATATAGTCCGAAGTCGGAACGTCCGGAGCTCGGTCTCGTGGAAAAAATTGAAAAGTCGGCATGA
- a CDS encoding PhoH family protein, which translates to MSKKTYLLDTNVLLHDANSILCFQDNEVILPLPVIEELDRFKKDGNENGRNARHVSRELDRLRQIGVLTNGGVPLENGGRLRVVVTSNGCLDQLPRELRSPSADHQILALALQEKHRCSGPVILVTKDINLRIKAHAVGLRAEDYETGKVSLDDLYTGTQQLDLVSEQIDLFFREQQLANIEQPLPPHICLNIKALDNLQQKAIGRFDPKQQAILPLRGAPQEGYWGISPRNLEQKFALELLSHPDIPLVTLVGRAGTGKTLLALAAGLQCVTETSLYSKLLVSRPVFPMGRDLGFLPGDVEEKLAPWMQPINDNFDLLLSDGGIRRKQQRHEELKEMGIVSVEPLTYIRGRSIPRQYMIVDEAQNLTPHEVKTIITRAGEGSKIVLTGDPEQIDNPYVDASSNGLTYIVERFKESPLAGHILLTRGERSPLAAAASELL; encoded by the coding sequence TTGAGTAAAAAAACCTATCTTCTCGACACCAATGTTTTATTGCATGACGCCAATTCCATTCTTTGTTTTCAGGATAACGAAGTGATTCTTCCCCTTCCGGTGATAGAAGAACTGGATCGCTTCAAAAAAGACGGCAATGAAAATGGTCGCAATGCCCGGCATGTGTCGCGGGAACTCGATCGTCTGCGGCAAATCGGGGTATTAACAAATGGAGGTGTTCCTCTGGAAAATGGTGGTCGCCTTCGTGTTGTGGTGACCAGCAACGGCTGTCTTGATCAGCTTCCGCGCGAACTCCGTTCACCCAGTGCGGATCATCAGATTCTGGCTCTGGCTCTTCAGGAGAAGCATCGTTGTTCCGGTCCCGTCATTCTTGTGACCAAAGACATCAATCTGCGGATCAAAGCTCATGCGGTTGGTCTTCGGGCTGAAGATTATGAAACAGGCAAGGTTTCTCTGGACGATCTTTACACCGGAACACAGCAGTTGGATCTGGTTAGCGAACAAATAGATCTGTTCTTCCGGGAACAGCAGCTTGCCAACATCGAGCAGCCTTTGCCACCACATATCTGTTTGAACATCAAAGCGTTGGATAATCTGCAGCAGAAGGCTATCGGTCGTTTTGATCCCAAACAGCAAGCCATCCTGCCTTTGCGCGGTGCTCCGCAAGAAGGTTATTGGGGCATTTCGCCGCGAAATCTGGAGCAAAAGTTTGCCCTGGAACTGCTCTCCCACCCTGATATTCCTCTGGTCACTCTGGTAGGTCGTGCCGGAACCGGAAAAACACTGCTGGCATTAGCTGCCGGACTCCAGTGTGTCACCGAAACCAGTCTCTATTCAAAACTTCTGGTTTCCCGACCGGTTTTCCCCATGGGGCGCGATCTTGGTTTTCTCCCCGGAGACGTCGAAGAAAAACTGGCTCCCTGGATGCAGCCGATTAACGATAATTTTGATCTATTGCTCAGTGATGGTGGTATCCGCAGGAAACAGCAACGTCACGAAGAACTGAAAGAGATGGGGATTGTGTCCGTCGAGCCGTTAACCTACATCCGGGGGCGCTCCATTCCACGACAGTATATGATTGTCGACGAAGCCCAGAATCTGACTCCTCACGAAGTCAAAACCATTATCACCAGGGCCGGGGAGGGGAGTAAAATTGTTCTCACCGGTGATCCTGAACAGATTGATAATCCTTATGTTGATGCTTCCAGTAACGGGCTGACCTATATTGTTGAACGCTTTAAAGAGAGTCCCCTTGCCGGACATATTCTTCTGACTCGGGGAGAACGTTCGCCATTAGCTGCTGCTGCCAGCGAATTACTGTAG
- a CDS encoding phosphatidylserine decarboxylase has translation MSLTHQYIERTSGRVCNEPLFADRIVQWLYHPVREKAPQLFQLLTGSRVSKLLGFFNYDLALATKVLGNEQFLREAGVDLRECLDPPRKLDTARKVFERKIRYWNYRPMPEQQASILSPADARVIVGSLDETSCMEIKGKFFSFEELLGEQKSDWLKCFDKGDFALFRLTPDKYHYNHTPVAGKVIDYYQIDGCFHSCNPQAIISEATPFSKNRRIVTIIDTDVEGGSGVGKVAMLEIVALMIGDIVQCYSTCCYDDPKPIKIGMFLQKGVPKSLYRPGSSTDVLLFEKDRIKFAEDLVENRLRQDVQSRFSSGFKMPLIETDIQVRSLLGTAIQQQQRIQGVEND, from the coding sequence ATGAGTCTGACCCATCAATATATCGAGAGAACCAGCGGACGCGTCTGTAACGAACCATTGTTTGCCGACCGTATTGTTCAATGGCTGTATCACCCTGTACGCGAAAAAGCTCCACAGCTGTTTCAGCTGCTGACCGGATCAAGGGTGTCCAAACTATTGGGATTTTTCAACTACGACCTGGCATTGGCCACCAAAGTTCTGGGCAACGAACAGTTTCTGCGTGAAGCCGGGGTTGATCTGAGAGAATGCCTCGATCCACCAAGAAAGCTCGACACTGCCCGCAAAGTTTTTGAACGAAAAATCCGCTATTGGAACTACCGCCCAATGCCGGAACAACAGGCCTCCATCCTTTCTCCAGCTGACGCCAGAGTCATTGTCGGTTCTCTGGACGAAACCTCCTGCATGGAAATCAAGGGGAAATTCTTCAGTTTTGAAGAGCTGCTCGGAGAACAGAAATCTGACTGGCTCAAGTGCTTCGATAAGGGAGATTTTGCCCTGTTCCGGCTGACACCGGACAAATATCACTACAATCATACCCCGGTTGCCGGAAAGGTCATCGACTATTACCAGATTGACGGCTGTTTTCACTCCTGTAATCCCCAGGCCATCATCTCCGAGGCAACCCCCTTTTCAAAAAATCGTCGCATTGTCACGATTATTGATACCGACGTCGAAGGGGGCAGTGGCGTCGGAAAAGTGGCCATGCTGGAAATCGTTGCGTTGATGATCGGAGATATTGTCCAGTGTTACAGCACCTGTTGTTATGATGACCCAAAACCGATAAAAATCGGGATGTTTCTTCAAAAAGGGGTTCCCAAAAGCCTCTATCGTCCGGGCAGCAGTACCGATGTGTTGCTATTTGAAAAAGATCGTATCAAATTTGCTGAAGATCTGGTGGAGAACAGATTGCGGCAGGATGTCCAAAGCCGCTTCAGTTCAGGCTTCAAGATGCCCTTAATAGAAACCGATATTCAAGTCAGATCACTATTGGGAACGGCAATTCAGCAGCAACAAAGAATTCAAGGAGTAGAAAATGATTAA
- a CDS encoding prolipoprotein diacylglyceryl transferase family protein, with the protein MINELFVLSLLIFFGVILAWGFRILPREGWQMLATLPVRPLGNGQWQGVNLTWYGLLTANAYLVGLSMLIVLLGAAQVPLTGVLLVAICLLLICVPASRLLARMIEGKAHTFTVGGAVFIGILAAPWIVKLVNLFSGYQMPVLTTLAAISIAYAFGEGLGRLACISFGCCYGKPVSQCRPAMQRLFSRWHFIFHGETRKICYAGDLEGEPVVPVQALTATLYLLIGLLGVELFLNGYVATAFAGVVLVTQLWRFFSEFLRADFRGHNKLSAYQIMGLLAIPYALICAYSFSSILTIHPMLVQGLQNLWQPATLMFLQIVWLILFIYTGRSTVTGANLSFHIHRDRI; encoded by the coding sequence ATGATTAACGAGCTCTTCGTGCTCTCATTGCTGATTTTTTTCGGAGTCATACTAGCCTGGGGCTTCAGGATTCTCCCACGAGAAGGCTGGCAGATGCTCGCTACTTTGCCGGTCCGACCACTCGGAAACGGCCAATGGCAGGGAGTGAATCTGACCTGGTATGGTCTCCTGACGGCCAATGCCTACCTGGTTGGATTATCGATGTTGATCGTCCTTCTCGGCGCCGCACAGGTTCCATTAACCGGGGTGCTCCTGGTGGCCATCTGCTTACTGCTGATCTGTGTTCCGGCTTCCCGATTGCTGGCCCGAATGATTGAAGGGAAAGCCCACACATTTACCGTTGGCGGTGCGGTTTTCATCGGCATTCTGGCCGCTCCCTGGATCGTCAAGCTGGTCAATCTTTTCAGCGGATATCAAATGCCGGTCCTGACTACTCTGGCAGCAATCAGCATCGCTTATGCCTTCGGTGAAGGGCTCGGTCGACTGGCCTGTATCAGTTTTGGTTGCTGTTATGGAAAACCGGTCTCCCAGTGCCGCCCGGCGATGCAGCGATTATTTTCCCGTTGGCATTTCATTTTTCATGGTGAGACACGAAAAATCTGTTATGCCGGGGATCTGGAAGGAGAACCCGTGGTCCCGGTACAAGCTTTGACGGCCACTCTCTATCTGCTGATTGGTTTACTGGGAGTCGAACTTTTCCTCAACGGTTATGTCGCAACCGCTTTTGCGGGCGTGGTGCTGGTCACACAATTGTGGCGGTTTTTCTCAGAATTTTTACGGGCCGATTTTCGCGGTCATAATAAACTTTCGGCCTATCAGATTATGGGCTTACTGGCAATCCCTTACGCCTTGATCTGCGCCTACTCATTCAGTTCAATACTGACAATCCACCCGATGCTGGTCCAGGGGCTACAAAATCTATGGCAACCGGCAACGCTGATGTTCCTGCAAATCGTCTGGCTGATTCTCTTTATCTATACCGGTCGCAGTACCGTCACCGGTGCCAACCTGAGTTTTCATATCCATCGTGACCGGATCTGA
- a CDS encoding DUF2062 domain-containing protein — protein sequence MRELFYEQLQQGCCPRDLALAFALGATLGIMPLVWGTSLICIIIASCLRINQVVIQGANYLMYPLQIILFFPYLIWGERLFATHLLPANHTQLLEQIRSMPFVFLGQFWQSNVQGLVVWLILSPAIFALLFGGVVLLLKKFHPLATQ from the coding sequence TTGCGGGAATTGTTTTACGAACAGTTGCAGCAGGGTTGTTGTCCGCGTGATTTAGCTTTGGCGTTTGCTTTGGGAGCCACTCTGGGGATCATGCCTCTTGTCTGGGGAACCAGTTTGATCTGTATAATCATTGCCTCCTGTCTGCGGATTAACCAGGTGGTGATCCAGGGGGCAAACTATCTGATGTATCCATTGCAAATCATTTTGTTCTTCCCTTATCTGATTTGGGGAGAAAGACTTTTTGCCACCCATTTACTCCCCGCAAACCACACCCAACTGTTAGAGCAAATCAGATCAATGCCTTTCGTTTTCCTCGGTCAATTCTGGCAATCTAACGTCCAGGGGCTTGTTGTCTGGTTGATTTTGTCACCCGCGATATTTGCCCTTCTTTTCGGCGGCGTTGTCCTGCTGCTCAAGAAATTCCATCCCCTTGCAACGCAGTGA
- a CDS encoding CPBP family intramembrane glutamic endopeptidase has product MSGAVKKGMLWAEFVLLFFLAPYYYAFHHESSPLLFLFLLGLSGFLILYKNNSFRNHFFLNKQGWTKDIPRVLWVFILVATVLIGLTYLFSPDFLFYCPINHFSLWLSLMVIYPLLSVYPQELIYRAFLFHRYRPLLQKERSLIHLSAIAFSFGHIIYFHPISIILTFFGGYLFAWTYAKTQSLLAVSFEHALYGCLLYTIGLGRFFYTGFDKLLH; this is encoded by the coding sequence ATGAGCGGAGCGGTAAAAAAAGGAATGCTCTGGGCCGAGTTTGTATTACTGTTTTTTCTTGCCCCCTATTATTATGCTTTTCATCATGAGTCTTCCCCCCTGTTGTTTCTGTTTTTACTCGGGTTGTCCGGTTTCCTTATCCTTTATAAAAACAACAGCTTCAGAAACCACTTCTTTCTCAACAAGCAAGGGTGGACAAAAGACATCCCGAGAGTGTTATGGGTTTTTATCCTGGTCGCAACAGTTCTTATCGGGCTGACCTATCTTTTCTCTCCGGATTTTCTGTTTTATTGCCCGATCAATCATTTTTCCCTATGGCTGTCATTGATGGTCATCTACCCATTGCTGTCTGTTTATCCGCAGGAACTTATCTATCGTGCTTTTTTATTTCATCGTTACCGACCACTCCTGCAGAAGGAAAGATCTCTTATCCATCTGAGTGCGATAGCGTTCTCTTTTGGCCATATTATCTACTTTCATCCCATCTCAATCATATTAACCTTCTTTGGCGGTTACCTTTTTGCCTGGACGTATGCAAAAACACAATCATTACTGGCAGTCTCCTTTGAGCATGCTCTTTACGGATGTCTTCTGTATACCATCGGATTAGGACGATTTTTTTATACCGGTTTTGATAAACTGCTGCACTGA
- the phnC gene encoding phosphonate ABC transporter ATP-binding protein: MMDMVIDIEDLNKTFGKKQVLKNINIKIRAGEMVGLIGASGSGKSTLIRSIAGLETMDRTSKHIKIFSKPTQRGDKRTSNYRSLRQDVGIIFQQFNLVGRLSLLTNVLIGRLAHNASWKGVFRLFPRSERVKALEALERVNMVDYAHQRSSTLSGGQQQRGAIARALTQEAKLILADEPIASLDPASSDRVMNLLCDINNQDGTTVVVSLHQFEVATTRCERIIALNDGEIVYDGKASGISNADLVQLYGVEDGVCSLGAERPAPIMKAG, from the coding sequence ATGATGGACATGGTCATCGATATTGAAGATCTGAATAAAACATTTGGAAAAAAACAAGTTCTCAAAAACATCAACATCAAGATCCGCGCAGGCGAAATGGTCGGACTCATCGGAGCTTCAGGATCGGGGAAATCCACCTTAATCCGCTCGATAGCGGGACTTGAAACGATGGACCGCACCAGCAAACACATCAAAATATTCTCCAAACCAACCCAGCGGGGAGACAAGAGAACATCCAACTATCGATCTTTACGCCAGGATGTCGGGATCATTTTCCAGCAGTTCAATCTCGTCGGTCGGCTTTCTTTGTTGACGAATGTTCTGATCGGCCGCCTGGCCCATAATGCTTCATGGAAAGGAGTGTTCAGACTGTTCCCACGATCGGAAAGAGTCAAAGCATTGGAGGCCCTGGAACGAGTCAATATGGTTGACTATGCCCATCAGCGCTCTTCAACCCTTTCGGGAGGACAGCAGCAGCGCGGTGCTATCGCCAGAGCGTTGACCCAGGAAGCTAAACTGATTCTTGCTGATGAACCCATTGCCTCCCTCGATCCGGCGTCCTCAGATCGGGTGATGAACCTGCTCTGCGATATCAACAATCAGGATGGCACGACAGTGGTTGTCTCTCTGCATCAGTTTGAGGTGGCAACAACCCGCTGTGAACGCATTATCGCCCTGAATGATGGAGAAATTGTCTACGACGGCAAGGCCTCCGGAATCAGCAATGCCGATCTCGTTCAACTCTACGGGGTAGAAGACGGGGTTTGCAGTCTTGGTGCTGAGCGCCCTGCCCCGATCATGAAGGCAGGATAA
- the phnD gene encoding phosphonate ABC transporter substrate-binding protein — protein sequence MLKKLTLTLLLTLMICGSALAANEMPKQLNFGIIATESTTTLEDSFGPFVKEMEKTLGVPVKMFFASDYAGIIEGMRFKKVDLGWFGNKSAIQAVDRANGEVFAQTIKDSGERGYYSLLITNKDSGLNSLEDVLKCDGSKTFGNGDPNSTSGFAIPGYYVWALNNKTPQECFKRVVSSNHQGNAIAVATGKVDVATNNTETLYDRIPKTNPEMAGKIKEIWRSPLIPSDPMVWRKDLPEELKQKILYFFIQFGRFGSPEKVKKEREILANTSDGWGPFLASSDAQLLDVRQIEAFKKKLKAERSGDKDGIKKAEMELAQLKEAAAIVGQGGY from the coding sequence ATGCTCAAGAAGCTAACCTTAACTCTGTTGTTGACCCTGATGATTTGCGGTTCTGCCCTCGCTGCAAACGAAATGCCAAAACAGCTCAATTTTGGCATTATCGCGACAGAATCCACCACCACACTGGAAGACTCTTTTGGTCCATTCGTCAAAGAAATGGAAAAAACTCTCGGGGTTCCGGTGAAAATGTTCTTTGCATCAGACTATGCCGGCATTATTGAAGGGATGCGATTTAAAAAAGTGGATCTTGGATGGTTTGGCAACAAATCAGCAATTCAGGCCGTTGATCGTGCAAATGGTGAAGTTTTTGCCCAAACCATTAAAGATAGTGGTGAACGTGGCTACTATTCACTGTTGATCACCAACAAAGATTCAGGACTGAATTCTCTGGAAGATGTTCTCAAGTGTGACGGCAGTAAAACCTTCGGCAATGGTGACCCGAATTCCACATCCGGATTTGCTATCCCGGGTTATTACGTCTGGGCTCTGAACAACAAAACCCCGCAGGAATGCTTCAAGCGGGTCGTCAGCTCCAACCATCAAGGCAATGCCATCGCCGTAGCAACCGGAAAAGTTGACGTCGCAACCAACAATACCGAAACCCTGTATGACCGTATCCCCAAAACAAACCCGGAAATGGCTGGCAAAATCAAGGAAATCTGGCGTTCCCCCCTGATCCCATCAGATCCAATGGTCTGGCGTAAAGATCTTCCGGAAGAATTGAAACAAAAAATTCTCTATTTCTTCATTCAGTTTGGTCGTTTCGGCAGTCCGGAAAAAGTGAAAAAAGAACGTGAAATCCTTGCCAATACCTCCGATGGATGGGGCCCTTTCCTTGCCTCATCAGATGCTCAATTACTTGATGTCCGTCAAATTGAAGCTTTCAAAAAGAAGTTGAAAGCTGAAAGAAGCGGTGACAAAGACGGCATCAAGAAAGCAGAAATGGAACTGGCTCAATTGAAAGAAGCTGCGGCCATCGTTGGTCAGGGTGGATATTAA